A stretch of DNA from Diospyros lotus cultivar Yz01 chromosome 14, ASM1463336v1, whole genome shotgun sequence:
AAGGAGGAACTAGAAAAGAAGGATGATGCAGATTACGAATTTGGCAGCCAAATATTCATATTGCTTAAACCAATGCAGGGGCAGACTGGTCATTTTCACCACTCCCCCATGAGAAAATCATTCTTCATCAGGAAAACAGTGATGATGAAATCGGAGAAGCTATGGAAATGGGCAAGGGGCAAAGATTATTAGAACAAGTGTTCGGATTTCACAGATAGAGGCCAAATGCTATGGGCAAAATTGCTCGTGAGTGAATTTGAACTTGATCTCTTGGAGTTTTACATATTGGGACCTAAACCCTTAAAATTGAGGTCAAATATACACTCTAGATCTCTAAATTTGAGGTTTCTCCTTTCgattctcttaattaaaatagtttGTTTTAGCTGAGCAAAAAAAACGAAAAGACCACAGTTTATTTTGCGTAGAAACTCATGCAGACTATCCCACAAAGTGGGAGTAACACTTGTGATAATGATGATTTGCAATGGTAGATTATGTTGGAAATGATTGGTTCTAGATTGCTCGCAACTAATAGTTGAAATGAgacaaattgaaaataaaatgaacataaaaatttacatgattCACCTAATATAGGTTACTTCTATAGGCAAACGAAAGAAGAATCtcattaaaaagaataaaaaaattacaaatactcTCAAATTATAAGGAGATAACAATTATCACTCTTTCTCTAATAATAAGAGTAAACACCTCTTACAATAAAGAATGTGATGAtttagaatgaaaaaaatggaatgTCAAAACCAATGGAGAAGGGAGGTATTTATACATGGCGCATACCCCCCAAAGGACAAAATTAGGTTATCTAACTTAAGCAAAAATTAGGTTGCCTAATTTTGCCAAAATTAGGCAGATTATGCAGAATAAAAgttaatagaaaaaattaaaattttggaataattaaaaaatcataataatttGAGTAGTTGAGCATTTGAGTATTAATATGATATTCGGGAATGAGTTCTTGGTAATAGTATGAAATAATATTGACTAAGAATtgattttacaaattttgttcttttttttttttaattttggactaGAATTTGAGTTTATAAGACTGATAGATAAAAGAAAGATTGCccattgtttttccttttttttaaaacCCTAACATTATTGCATGATcgtattaaattttcaaaattgaagtaaattttgaatttgagtttCTCAAATTGTGTGAAATAATGTTAGAGACTATCTCATACTTGAATTTTAACATAGCGCTAGAAGAAAAGGTTTAAATGGATTTGTTTACTCGtttgtgtttctttttaaacagaaaaaaaaaaaaaattgagtttttggGATTAATtatgtaaagaaaaataattaatacaacAGTTCCTTGTTTTGCCTAAGTGACATAAGAAATCTAAAGTTCTAAGTGGTAGTAAAGTTGTAGGCATAGATAGGCATAGAATTGAGTCTGGGTTCTTCCTTTTTATCATCTTCCCCTAATTTAGGTCAAATTCCTTTTGCTAGCTCTAGGGATCCTTCCAATCCCAGGGATCTAGATTGTGTATTTCTCCAGCTTGAACCTAAATGATCTGTTTCTTTACAATATTTGTTGGATGAATACCTGTAGGAAAATGATTTATTTGTCCTTCATAGTTTCTGCAACAGAGCATCTGAGAAGGGGCGTAAGGAGGAGGGGATTTCCCCCTCTTGGGCAGGAAGTTCAGACAACTCTAGCATTGTCCATGTCTTAATATCAGGGCGGCTCAAGGGTTTGGGTTCTAAGTCATTagtaatttaagaattttttaaaaaataaaatatatatatatattttttatttttttttataatttttcctctctctccctctcactctcttttcaattatcaattaaaagtaaaaaaaaaaattggcctaCAATCTCCTTTTTGAGTAGGGTTtggtttttgaaaactttttgggCCCTTTTTTGAGGGCCTTAGACATAGGCTTTAGTAGCCTTTCCCTTGAGCCCGCCGCTTAATATTATGAGTTCTAACGTTTCTATAGAAAAATAGCAAAATCTTCAAAACCAAAAGACAGCATGCACGCATCACCACTAAAGATAGTGCCATTATCTCAAGAACTAGTACATAGAGTGGCAAGAACTGATTCAGCACAAGAGAACTGACTTTATTTCCCCCCATAACTACTAGGTGCTAGATAATGCTCATACAATGATGGCATGTATGAGGATACATAGAACCAGACATACGCTAGCCTAAGTCTTATGAATTCTCCCTCTTCATttcaatcatatatatatatatataaccatgcATGAAGatagggaagaagaaggaatatatatatctctaacACTTGGGGACGGCAACCCCACAACTGGAGGCGACTTTCTTGGCATTGGGTGAGCTGATAAACTTCTGGAGATTAGGGTTCTTGAGGTACTGGCAAAAGCAAGGCTGCTGCTCCTTGAGCTTGCCGCAGCACACCTTTGTTGGGGGAGTATTGGAAGTGAGTGCGGCCGCGCACGGACTCAGCTCTGATGGGTTGCATGTCACTGCCGCCACCTCTGGCCCCTGCCCCACCACCACCAGCATTACCACTATTGCCGCCGCCACCACAGCTGCTGCCTTCATTTTCACCACCAACACCGATTCAAGGCTcaaatgagagagagggggatGCGGGTACGTTTGTGGCCTTGGGCTGCTTCTCAATTTATAGGGGTTTCAACGTGTTTGGAAATTGGAATTCCACCAAATTGCTTAGTGAACAGTACTGAGGATAGCTAGGGATGGGGCTACGTCGCAGACATATTGGACCCATTTGGGTACTgctatttaatttcttttgtcatgatGCCCATCTCAATTTGACAGGTGATGATCTAGAACAAGtcagaaaacagaatatattatatatatatatatatatgtgtattggGTTGATGTGGAAATTAATGGAAGGCATCATTAATTGCGTGCTTTTGGGAGccatttggaattttgggagacTGGCAATTGCTGTCAAAGTTGGGAACTCAACGGCGCAGATGATCCCAATCAACACCTAAACCAAACTTATAACACTAGAaatgattttaataatttgaggtccttaaataaatttaagtagTGTCGGTCACTTGGTTGCATAATTAGGTGGCCATTTgtcatactctccaaaagcataCAAGGACATGAATGCTGATAATATATACTCTCTTAAATGGTTATTAACAAAGGTTTATTTGATAGTCCACTAGAATGATTATTAAGCAACCCCAAGTTAAAAATGGCACGCTTAATTTAAAGGCGTCGTTTAATTTATTGTAGCCTTGGTGAATTTAAAGGTGTCAATCGAgcttaaatcttattttttctctctaaataaGTGTAGAAATATATAGACATGTATAGTAACTTATACTGttgaattaattattgaagccaTATTAATGCATAGAAGAATTAGGTGAAAGTGAAGTTGAAGTGGAGACAGACGTGGAAGGTAAGCATGGGATGCACCCAAAACCTTGATATTTTTCTAATGCTGGCATTCCATCAATTGGCCAAGACTTAAATGACCGACTTCACAGGAATACATCCCTTTCAGATATGTCTAATGTGTTGCTTGTAATAAAATTCCATCTTCACACGCTGTCGCGCGGCCATTACTTTTAaccacaaaaattatttttatttttttatttgataaaaaaatagaggTGAATATATCAATAATGTAGTAATTTTCTTGTGCATgattataatgattttttttttttattgttatagagaatttataattactgttaaaaatgataaatctgTCACCCTTAACTTTACTAATGTGTATAGTGGTCGACTTCACGCCTCTTccaattataagaatttattttctaagtttcGTGTTAAAGTGTAACTCTTTAACGTGGGGAAGTgagagaaaactctcactagTAGTTGCCTGCCGTACCACTTTAGTGGCATCCAATTAATTGGGGCAACATCAATCAACTTCAACCGATATTCTACGTAATGctttaaataaattgtattatttGTTTCAAGTAATGGGACAACGTGGGTCTATTACAAGAAACATTCAATGTCAcagtttaaataaattttacataaattcTTGACAATAAACTTACAAAATTCTCATAACTAACTTGAATCCTAAACACTAAACCTCAAATTCAACTTATCATAAATGCCGGAACAACACAAAGGATTATTTTgacgaataattaattatttctaaaattcaaaCCATGAAGTATATCTTGAGATAAAAACATTTTGATATGCTCGCAaatattaataaagaaattatgTGTCGAATCAACTGATATGaatcaaatatatcaaaaaaagaaaaatgaaagaagtaaaaaattgGAGCACAAGCGGAGGGCAggaacaacccccccccccccccaaaaaaaaaaaacttggttcAATCGAGTGGCTCTTGATTCGTTTGCTCAACAAAGTGGCCACATTAATGATCACCACCGAGGGCTTCTTACCTCTCGATTTTGAACCAAGAGGCTCTCAGTTCCTCTACTCAAGGGGTGGCCACCTATTCGGTTCCTTACTCCTCTGAGAGGATCAGTAAAACCATGAAAGGTATGGTatggcactacaaaaaaattggtattcagtggtgattttttttgtatttaactaagtaatttagcggtagttttgaaaactgtcgctaaatcaGCTGTTGCGGAGTATTTAGCGAAAGTTTTGAGCAACCCCTGGAATAACAAccgcaaatcatattttttgtgacggttttTAAGCCGcgcgcaaaattagtgatttagtgacaatttttaaaatatttagcaatGGTTTTTGAACTGtcgtaaaaattaaaaaaattaaaatttttaattttagcggtagTTCTTAGAACcactgcaaaaattaaaaaaaaataaaaatttaatttctctcatGGTTGACCCGCCGATGCCTTCACCCAGACCAGCGCATGCTCAGCCACCTGGACCCGCTCAGTCATGTGGCAatgttagaaattaaatttctagccTTCAtttccccagtttcgaacccgCAACCTCCCTTATGCGAGTGCGCGCATGAAACCTTCTGATTTGCCAAGTCCCCTTATTATATAACCGCGtatattaattacatatcaaaacaaccactatttttcataattatattttataatttttaatataaattaaaaaatattaattaatttattattttttcaaagaataaaggaataaattaaaaataaattaattgaattaaattaaataaattaattgattaaaaaataaaaaaagattttatatattttttaaaattattaaaattttgttaaatttctttttatttttattttttaaaattaaaatttttagttaattttgcaattaatttaaattaaattttaaatttctttttaagattttatatttctttttattaatttaatttttaattattttcttaagtaaaattcaaatttttaatgaattttgctgcggtttttcaaaaccaccgtaaatgttaatttaattttaattttaaattatttaattatttttaaatttagcggcggtttctcaaaaaccgccactaaattcaatttttaataaacCGTTGcgaatgttaatttaattttaattttaaattatttaattatttttgaatttagctgcaattttgaaaaatcactactaaattaaattttttaatgaattttgtggtgatttgaaaaaatcgccacaaatgttaatttaattttaattttaaattatttaattattttttaatttaatggcgatttctcaaaaactgctgctaaattcaatttttagtcaattttagggcgattttgaaaaattgccataaatgtattttaattttaattatttaattattttttaatttagcgacggtttttcaaaatccgccgctaaattcaattttattgtttaattatttaattattttctaaatttaacggcgattttttgagaatcgtcgcaaaattccatgttttacgacgattttaaaactgctgcaaaaaatcaatttttttgtagtatgAGATTATTACCAATTTAGAGATAATCTTGTTTGAAATCTATTCTTTCACACATATATCAATATATTGTTGTTCAAAAATCATTTACTCAAGTATTATCCTTAGAAATGACATGTTATTGCATTACTAGTCCATTATCATTTGAGGAATAATGGAGGTAAGAGTTATTCTATTGTATTTAACCATATAACTATTTCTTTAAAGTTCCATATCTATTTATGCATTGTATTTTGCACAACATCATAGGTTCAGCCAAGTCCTTGGTAGAATTCATAGCTTCTACATGGAAGTAGGAACGATTATAGTGGTTCTAGATGCTCTTGATGAGTCTACCTCTCCAAGTATGAAAGTTAGAGCTTGCTCTCTACACATTTTTAGTAAGACCTTAGAATACTTGTTAAGATAGGATCAACGAAAGACCCATTAAAGCTCTGCCTTTGAGGATTAAAACCATTGCATAATGTGAAGATGTTTCATATTTGTTGTTATcgagatacaacaataaa
This window harbors:
- the LOC127789620 gene encoding non-specific lipid-transfer protein 2-like, translating into MKAAAVVAAAIVVMLVVVGQGPEVAAVTCNPSELSPCAAALTSNTPPTKVCCGKLKEQQPCFCQYLKNPNLQKFISSPNAKKVASSCGVAVPKC